Proteins found in one Sphaeramia orbicularis chromosome 8, fSphaOr1.1, whole genome shotgun sequence genomic segment:
- the tlcd4b gene encoding TLC domain-containing protein 4-B isoform X2 produces the protein MGDSFFVCHHLAALYAYGYVLTRGVLPYFANFRLISELSTPFVNQRWFFEALKYPRSHRMVVLNGVAMAVVFFLVRIAVMPSYWVSVFATFGTPDFEQLGLGAQVAWITSCIALDILNTIWMYKITRGCYKVLTGSGGRKIMEGADSVSDKKDHINNHTD, from the exons ATGGGAGACAGCTTTTTTGTCTGTCACCACTTGGCGGCGCTCTATGCATATGGATATGTGCTG ACACGTGGCGTGCTTCCATACTTTGCCAACTTTCGTCTAATTTCAGAGTTGTCCACACCATTTGTTAACCAAAG GTGGTTCTTTGAGGCATTAAAATACCCCCGCTCACACCGCATGGTTGTACTAAATGGCGTTGCCATGGCAGTGGTGTTCTTCCTGGTGCGTATTGCGGTCATGCCTTCATACTGGGTGAGTGTATTTGCCACCTTCGGTACTCCAGACTTTGAGCAGCTAGGCTTGGGTGCCCAGGTGGCCTGGATCACCTCCTGCATTGCCCTGGACATCTTGAACACTATCTGGATGTATAAAATCACCCGAGGCTGCTACAAGGTTCTGACTGGCAGTGGAGGGCGAAAGATTATGGAAGGTGCAGATTCTGTATCAGACAAGAAGGACCACATCAACAACCACACGGACTGA